One Enterococcus silesiacus genomic window carries:
- a CDS encoding acetyl-CoA carboxylase biotin carboxylase subunit (an AccC homodimer forms the biotin carboxylase subunit of the acetyl CoA carboxylase, an enzyme that catalyzes the formation of malonyl-CoA, which in turn controls the rate of fatty acid metabolism), whose product MFSKVLIANRGEIAVRIIRACRELGVQTVAVYSEADKEALHTQLADEAICIGPAKAADSYLNVQSVLSAAIVTNAEAIHPGFGFLSENSQFAAMCEECNITFIGPKAATIDAMGNKINARELMQKANVPVIPGSRGVISSVDEALTIADDIGYPVMLKAAAGGGGKGIRKVLSKEELPQHFTSAQQEAKAAFGNDDMYLEKIIYPARHIEVQILGDQYGHVIHLGERDCSLQRNNQKVLEESPSIAISAEKRQLLGETAVRAAKAVQYENAGTIEFLMDQSGEFYFMEMNTRIQVEHPVTEMVTGIDLVKAQLKVASGEELPYTQEDITITGHAIECRINAENPAFNFAPSPGKIKNLLLPSGGMGLRVDSAMYSGYTIPPFYDSMIAKVIVHGDDRMDALMKMQRALHEIVTDGIITNAEFQLDLITHENVLAGEYDTSFLQETFLPNWEPESDN is encoded by the coding sequence ATGTTTTCAAAAGTTTTAATTGCAAATAGAGGAGAAATCGCAGTTCGGATCATTCGTGCATGTCGTGAATTAGGAGTGCAGACCGTTGCGGTATACTCAGAAGCAGATAAAGAAGCGTTACACACACAGCTTGCGGATGAGGCTATTTGTATTGGACCAGCGAAAGCTGCTGATTCATACCTAAATGTACAAAGTGTACTAAGTGCAGCGATCGTAACCAATGCTGAAGCAATTCATCCAGGTTTTGGTTTCTTATCGGAAAATAGCCAATTTGCGGCAATGTGTGAAGAATGCAATATTACCTTTATCGGTCCAAAAGCAGCAACGATTGATGCGATGGGAAACAAAATCAACGCACGGGAATTGATGCAAAAAGCCAATGTTCCAGTTATTCCTGGAAGTCGCGGTGTAATCAGTTCTGTTGATGAAGCTTTAACAATTGCTGATGATATCGGCTATCCAGTTATGCTGAAAGCAGCAGCTGGTGGCGGTGGCAAAGGGATTCGCAAAGTGCTGAGTAAAGAAGAATTGCCTCAGCATTTTACCTCTGCACAACAAGAAGCAAAGGCGGCTTTCGGTAATGATGATATGTATTTGGAAAAGATTATTTATCCAGCACGACATATCGAGGTACAAATTTTAGGTGATCAGTATGGACATGTCATTCATTTAGGTGAACGAGATTGTTCTTTACAAAGAAATAATCAAAAAGTTCTTGAAGAATCGCCATCGATTGCAATTTCAGCTGAAAAACGTCAACTATTAGGTGAAACGGCTGTACGTGCAGCAAAAGCTGTTCAATATGAAAATGCTGGAACTATCGAATTTTTAATGGATCAATCTGGCGAATTTTATTTTATGGAAATGAATACTCGGATTCAAGTAGAACATCCTGTTACTGAAATGGTTACGGGAATCGACCTGGTTAAAGCACAGTTGAAAGTGGCTTCTGGTGAGGAATTACCATACACACAAGAAGATATTACGATCACAGGTCATGCAATTGAATGCCGGATCAATGCCGAAAATCCTGCCTTTAATTTTGCCCCTTCGCCTGGAAAGATCAAAAATTTATTGCTTCCTAGTGGAGGCATGGGCTTAAGAGTTGATAGTGCCATGTATTCAGGCTATACAATTCCGCCTTTTTATGATTCAATGATCGCTAAAGTGATCGTTCATGGCGATGACCGGATGGATGCTTTGATGAAGATGCAGCGGGCTTTACATGAGATCGTAACCGATGGAATTATCACGAATGCAGAATTTCAGCTAGATTTGATTACGCATGAAAATGTCTTAGCTGGTGAGTATGATACAAGTTTTTTACAAGAAACATTTTTACCAAATTGGGAACCAGAAAGCGATAATTAA
- a CDS encoding beta-hydroxyacyl-ACP dehydratase, with protein sequence MNIEEIKEIIPHRYPFLLLDTVEEIVVGEKVIAKKNVTINEPFFQGHFPGEPVMPGVLIIEALAQAGAVALLSMPDFKGKTAYFGGIDKAKFRQKVVPGDTLILEVEIMKVKSIAGIGKGTATVNGKKVAEAELTFMIG encoded by the coding sequence ATGAATATAGAAGAGATCAAAGAAATTATTCCTCATCGATACCCTTTTTTACTGTTAGACACAGTGGAAGAAATCGTTGTGGGTGAAAAAGTTATCGCCAAAAAAAATGTGACGATCAATGAACCCTTTTTCCAAGGTCATTTTCCAGGGGAACCTGTTATGCCTGGAGTTTTGATTATTGAAGCATTGGCGCAAGCAGGTGCAGTAGCGCTATTGTCTATGCCTGATTTTAAAGGTAAGACAGCTTATTTTGGTGGAATCGATAAAGCTAAATTTAGACAAAAAGTTGTTCCAGGTGATACGTTGATATTAGAAGTAGAAATTATGAAAGTAAAATCAATAGCCGGTATTGGCAAAGGAACTGCAACTGTGAATGGGAAAAAAGTAGCGGAAGCAGAATTGACCTTTATGATTGGATAG
- a CDS encoding acetyl-CoA carboxylase biotin carboxyl carrier protein subunit, which yields MDINEVKELLTQFDQSTLTEFDLREGSFGLYMNKNKVTQKSSNEVKQATDSNTMNPGTAEVTNQTVEVKETVKETVKNELKPENTEEIISPIVGVVYLKPAPDKENFKQVGDSVKKGDVVCIVEAMKLMNEITATVDGVITEVLIQNEDVVEFNQPLFRVAKGV from the coding sequence ATGGATATCAATGAAGTGAAAGAATTATTAACACAGTTTGACCAATCAACATTAACTGAATTTGATCTTAGAGAAGGTTCGTTTGGTCTTTACATGAATAAAAATAAAGTGACACAAAAATCATCGAATGAAGTCAAACAAGCAACTGACAGTAACACGATGAATCCCGGAACAGCAGAAGTTACTAATCAAACAGTTGAGGTCAAAGAAACAGTAAAAGAAACTGTAAAAAATGAACTAAAGCCAGAAAATACAGAAGAAATTATTTCTCCAATCGTAGGAGTGGTATACTTAAAACCGGCACCGGATAAAGAAAACTTCAAACAAGTAGGCGATTCAGTGAAAAAGGGCGATGTCGTTTGTATCGTTGAAGCAATGAAGCTTATGAATGAAATTACCGCAACAGTTGATGGTGTAATCACGGAAGTCTTGATACAAAATGAAGATGTTGTTGAATTTAACCAACCACTTTTCCGTGTAGCTAAGGGAGTGTAA
- a CDS encoding beta-ketoacyl-[acyl-carrier-protein] synthase II codes for MNRVVITGYGVASPIGNDAETFLESLQTGKNGIGPITKFDASETGITLAAEVKDLPFDKYFAKKDAKRMDLFSLYGIYAALEAMEMSKLDTEQIDVDRFGVMVGSGIGGLQTIQDQVTRMREKGPKRVAPLFIPMAIGNMAAGNIALRVGARGTCTATVTACATANNSIGEAFRNIKHGYSDVLLAGGTEASITEIGIAGFASLTAVTAEENPKRGSIPFDKDRSGFVMGEGAGILVLESLEHAQNRGAKILGEIVGYGSNCDAYHMTSPRPDGSGAAKAMKLAIEEAAIEASKVGYINAHGTSTPSNDVAETKAIQTALGEASKNVRVSSTKSMTGHALGATGGIEAIATLNALQHQFIPPTINIEQVDEAIEIDIVTNESQKHEFDYALTNSFGFGGHNAVLCLKRWED; via the coding sequence ATGAATCGCGTAGTTATTACAGGTTATGGTGTAGCATCCCCCATCGGGAATGACGCAGAGACCTTTTTAGAAAGTTTGCAAACGGGAAAAAATGGCATTGGTCCGATTACTAAATTTGATGCAAGCGAAACAGGTATTACCTTAGCAGCAGAAGTAAAGGATTTGCCTTTTGATAAATACTTTGCCAAAAAAGATGCAAAACGAATGGATTTATTTTCTCTGTATGGTATTTATGCAGCGTTAGAAGCAATGGAAATGAGTAAATTAGATACAGAGCAAATCGATGTTGACCGTTTTGGTGTCATGGTAGGTTCTGGGATTGGTGGACTTCAAACGATTCAAGATCAAGTGACCCGAATGCGTGAAAAAGGACCTAAACGAGTAGCGCCTTTGTTTATACCAATGGCAATCGGAAATATGGCGGCCGGTAATATCGCTTTACGTGTAGGTGCAAGAGGAACTTGTACCGCAACAGTCACAGCCTGTGCTACGGCAAATAATTCGATCGGTGAAGCTTTTAGAAATATCAAACATGGTTATTCAGATGTATTATTAGCAGGCGGAACCGAAGCTTCTATTACTGAAATAGGAATTGCAGGCTTTGCTTCATTAACAGCTGTAACTGCTGAAGAAAATCCAAAGAGAGGCTCGATTCCTTTTGACAAAGACCGTAGTGGCTTTGTGATGGGAGAAGGGGCTGGAATTTTAGTTCTTGAATCGTTGGAACATGCTCAAAATAGAGGTGCTAAGATTTTAGGTGAAATCGTAGGTTATGGTTCAAATTGTGATGCGTATCATATGACGTCTCCTAGACCTGACGGAAGTGGTGCTGCTAAAGCGATGAAACTAGCAATTGAAGAAGCGGCAATCGAGGCTTCTAAAGTAGGCTATATTAATGCTCATGGCACAAGTACACCATCAAATGATGTAGCAGAAACCAAGGCAATTCAAACTGCACTGGGTGAAGCGTCTAAAAATGTTCGTGTCAGTAGTACGAAAAGTATGACAGGACATGCATTAGGAGCCACTGGTGGGATTGAAGCCATTGCCACTTTGAATGCTTTACAACATCAATTTATTCCACCAACAATCAATATTGAACAAGTGGATGAAGCCATTGAAATTGATATTGTCACAAATGAAAGTCAAAAACATGAATTTGATTATGCTTTAACAAATTCTTTCGGCTTTGGTGGGCATAATGCAGTACTTTGTTTAAAACGTTGGGAGGATTAA
- a CDS encoding beta-ketoacyl-ACP reductase (catalyzes the formation of 3-hydroxybutyryl-CoA from acetoacetyl-CoA in polyhydroxyalkanoate synthesis), protein MDLKGKNIFVTGSTRGIGKAVALAFAKAGANIALNGRGEISTELIAEVEAFGVKCIGISGDIADFESAGKMIQAVVDGLGSIDVLVNNAGITNDKLLLRMSEEDFTRCIQINLTGTFNMTQHAIKKMMKQRSGSIINMSSVVGLMGNIGQANYAASKAGVIGLTKSVAREVAARGITCNAIAPGFIETEMTEVLSDKIKEQMSQQIPLQSFGHVEDVANTAIFLATSPYITGQVLNVDGGLVMHG, encoded by the coding sequence ATGGATTTAAAAGGAAAAAATATTTTTGTTACAGGTAGTACACGAGGTATTGGGAAAGCAGTTGCTTTAGCTTTTGCGAAAGCAGGGGCGAATATTGCCTTAAATGGACGTGGCGAAATCAGTACTGAGTTAATTGCAGAAGTGGAAGCTTTTGGCGTGAAATGTATCGGTATATCTGGAGATATCGCTGATTTTGAGTCTGCTGGAAAAATGATTCAAGCGGTAGTTGATGGTTTAGGATCGATTGATGTCTTAGTAAATAATGCTGGAATCACAAATGACAAATTACTATTAAGAATGTCTGAAGAAGATTTTACTCGCTGTATCCAAATTAATTTAACTGGAACATTCAATATGACGCAACATGCGATCAAAAAAATGATGAAACAACGTAGTGGTAGCATCATCAATATGTCTAGTGTCGTCGGATTGATGGGAAATATCGGTCAAGCCAACTATGCAGCAAGTAAAGCTGGAGTCATTGGCTTAACCAAATCTGTTGCAAGAGAAGTTGCAGCAAGAGGCATTACTTGTAATGCTATCGCTCCAGGATTTATCGAAACTGAAATGACAGAAGTGTTGTCCGATAAAATAAAAGAACAAATGAGTCAGCAAATTCCATTACAATCGTTTGGGCATGTAGAAGACGTAGCGAATACAGCTATCTTCTTAGCGACAAGTCCGTATATCACAGGACAAGTCCTGAATGTAGATGGTGGTCTAGTCATGCATGGCTAG
- a CDS encoding ACP S-malonyltransferase: MKTAFVFSGQGAQYIGMGKELFDREKIVQETFQEASDVLGYDMAELCFTENDNLNETMYTQPAILTVSIAFYRFLKSKGYQPDVVAGLSLGEYSALVASGAIPFKEAVQLVAKRGKFMADAAPTGTGKMVAVMNTERSLIEECCQEASGLGIVSPANYNTPQQIVIGGETPAMDKAVELLTEAGVKRMIPLKVSGPFHTALLKPAAEKLAIELEKIDFTEMTIPVISNTTAQVMEQAEIKDLLEKQVMSAVRFADSIETIKKMNVDVIIEVGPGKTLTGFIKKIDKEIKTARVEDEKTFSEAQALLDGR, translated from the coding sequence ATGAAAACAGCTTTTGTATTTAGTGGGCAAGGTGCTCAATATATCGGTATGGGAAAAGAATTGTTTGATCGAGAAAAGATTGTTCAAGAAACATTTCAAGAGGCAAGTGATGTTTTAGGCTATGATATGGCAGAGCTTTGCTTTACTGAAAATGACAACCTTAATGAAACGATGTATACACAACCAGCTATATTAACCGTTAGTATTGCTTTTTATCGTTTTTTAAAGTCTAAAGGATATCAACCAGATGTCGTAGCCGGCTTAAGTCTTGGCGAATATAGTGCACTGGTGGCTAGTGGTGCGATTCCATTTAAAGAAGCCGTTCAATTAGTTGCAAAAAGAGGCAAGTTCATGGCTGATGCGGCACCAACTGGAACAGGGAAAATGGTTGCTGTAATGAATACTGAGCGATCATTGATCGAAGAGTGTTGCCAAGAAGCAAGTGGACTTGGGATCGTTTCACCTGCAAATTATAATACACCTCAACAAATTGTGATTGGTGGAGAAACACCTGCTATGGATAAAGCTGTAGAATTATTAACAGAAGCTGGCGTGAAGCGGATGATTCCTTTAAAAGTCAGTGGACCTTTTCATACGGCTTTATTAAAACCTGCAGCTGAGAAGTTAGCGATAGAATTAGAAAAAATAGATTTTACAGAAATGACGATTCCTGTAATCAGTAACACGACAGCACAAGTAATGGAACAAGCAGAAATAAAGGACTTATTAGAAAAACAAGTCATGTCAGCAGTTCGTTTTGCTGATAGTATCGAAACAATTAAAAAAATGAATGTTGATGTAATTATAGAAGTTGGACCAGGTAAAACGTTGACTGGTTTTATCAAGAAAATCGATAAAGAAATCAAGACAGCTCGCGTAGAGGATGAAAAAACATTCTCTGAAGCACAAGCGTTGTTGGACGGGAGGTAA
- a CDS encoding 2-nitropropane dioxygenase: MRSKICELLGIQYPIFQGGMAWIADASLAGAVSEAGGLGIIAGGNAPKEIVQAEIKKIKEITDKPFGVNIMLLSPFVQDIVDLVCEENVPVVTTGAGNPSKYMARFKEHNIKVIPVIPSVALGIRMEKIGADAVIVEGMEAGGHIGKLTTMCMVPQVVDALAIPVIAAGGIGDGRGMAAALMLGAQAVQVGTRFLVAKECTVHENYKARIIKARDIDTTVTCQHFGHPVRAIKNKLTNEYDRLEKIELRIDEPDLVKFDKLGQGALRKAVVEGDVTHGSIMAGQIAGLIKKEETAKEIIESYINETREIITAQYSQWL, encoded by the coding sequence ATGCGATCAAAGATATGTGAATTGCTAGGAATTCAATACCCGATTTTTCAAGGAGGAATGGCTTGGATCGCAGATGCTTCATTAGCAGGAGCTGTTTCTGAAGCTGGCGGACTAGGAATCATTGCCGGTGGTAATGCGCCGAAAGAAATCGTTCAAGCTGAAATCAAAAAAATTAAAGAAATTACTGACAAACCGTTTGGCGTCAATATTATGTTGCTTTCGCCGTTTGTACAAGACATTGTTGATTTAGTTTGTGAAGAAAATGTTCCAGTGGTCACAACGGGAGCAGGTAATCCAAGCAAATATATGGCTCGTTTCAAAGAACATAATATCAAAGTAATTCCAGTGATTCCTTCTGTTGCATTGGGTATCCGTATGGAGAAGATAGGGGCGGATGCAGTAATTGTTGAGGGAATGGAAGCTGGGGGACATATTGGCAAGTTGACAACAATGTGCATGGTACCTCAAGTTGTCGATGCCTTAGCGATTCCAGTAATCGCAGCAGGTGGTATTGGTGATGGCAGAGGGATGGCAGCCGCATTGATGTTAGGTGCTCAAGCCGTTCAAGTCGGTACGCGTTTTTTAGTCGCAAAAGAATGTACAGTACATGAAAATTATAAAGCTAGAATCATCAAAGCAAGAGATATTGATACGACTGTCACTTGTCAGCATTTTGGGCACCCAGTACGGGCAATCAAAAATAAATTGACGAATGAATACGATCGATTAGAGAAAATCGAATTGCGAATTGATGAGCCTGACCTTGTAAAATTTGATAAATTAGGGCAGGGAGCTTTACGTAAGGCTGTGGTTGAAGGAGATGTCACTCATGGATCAATTATGGCTGGGCAAATTGCAGGACTTATCAAAAAAGAAGAAACAGCAAAAGAAATTATTGAATCATACATTAATGAAACGCGAGAAATAATAACTGCACAATATAGTCAATGGCTTTAA
- a CDS encoding acyl carrier protein, with the protein MVFEKIQAIIVEELGKEPEEVKLTTNIQEELDADSLDLFQIINEIEDAFDIKIESEDGITTVQDLVTYVEKQKAE; encoded by the coding sequence ATGGTATTCGAAAAAATTCAAGCAATTATTGTAGAAGAATTAGGTAAAGAACCTGAGGAAGTAAAATTAACAACAAATATTCAAGAAGAATTAGATGCGGATAGCTTAGACTTATTCCAAATCATCAATGAAATCGAAGATGCTTTCGATATAAAAATTGAATCGGAAGATGGTATTACTACCGTTCAAGATTTAGTAACATACGTAGAAAAACAAAAAGCAGAATAA
- a CDS encoding 3-oxoacyl-ACP synthase has product MNQYAKITCTGRYVPENTVSNHQLSTMMDTSDEWISSRTGIRSRNVVTNENTSDLCSKVAEKLLEKSGKKAEELDFIIVATMTPDYGTPSVACLVQGNISATQAFAFDVSAACTGFVYALSVGEKLIRTGQKLGMIIGGETLSKVLDWNDRSTAVLFGDGAAGVLIEASNEEHFLKEKLQSDGKRGKSLTSGYVENNSPFYTGTSEGSAYMQMVGRDIYDFSLNDVTNNIEKIIEDDVDYLLLHQANKRIIEKISKKLKVPREKFLTNMEYNGNTSGASIPLLLDESIEKGIIQLGSNQKIVLTGYGGGLTWGSILLTL; this is encoded by the coding sequence ATGAACCAATATGCAAAAATAACTTGTACAGGTCGTTACGTTCCTGAAAATACGGTATCAAATCATCAGCTTTCAACGATGATGGATACGTCAGATGAATGGATCTCGAGCCGAACTGGCATACGATCAAGAAATGTAGTAACAAATGAAAATACTTCTGATTTATGTAGTAAAGTTGCTGAAAAGCTATTAGAGAAATCTGGAAAAAAAGCAGAAGAATTAGATTTTATCATTGTAGCAACCATGACACCAGATTATGGTACGCCTTCTGTAGCCTGTCTTGTTCAAGGAAATATTTCAGCTACTCAGGCTTTTGCTTTTGATGTAAGTGCTGCTTGTACCGGTTTTGTTTATGCATTGAGTGTGGGTGAAAAATTAATTCGCACAGGTCAAAAATTAGGAATGATCATTGGTGGAGAGACGCTATCCAAAGTTCTGGATTGGAATGACCGTAGTACTGCTGTATTGTTTGGCGATGGTGCAGCTGGTGTCCTAATTGAGGCTAGCAATGAAGAACATTTCCTAAAAGAAAAGCTTCAATCTGATGGTAAAAGAGGTAAGTCATTAACTTCAGGTTATGTAGAAAATAACAGCCCTTTTTATACCGGAACATCTGAAGGCTCCGCTTATATGCAAATGGTTGGCAGAGATATCTATGATTTTTCATTGAATGATGTGACAAATAATATTGAAAAAATTATAGAAGATGATGTGGATTATTTATTATTACATCAGGCAAATAAGCGAATCATCGAAAAAATATCGAAAAAGCTTAAAGTTCCAAGAGAAAAATTTCTCACCAATATGGAATATAATGGTAATACATCTGGTGCGAGCATTCCGTTATTGTTAGATGAGTCAATAGAAAAGGGCATCATTCAATTAGGCTCCAACCAAAAAATTGTGTTAACAGGTTATGGCGGCGGTTTAACGTGGGGTTCGATCCTCTTAACGCTGTAA
- a CDS encoding MarR family transcriptional regulator, giving the protein MEPNLETVNDYLVSVFNDILTIEESELKKSQFNDLSITEMHTIEAIGMYKKKTSSEVAKELSITVGTLTVAINNLVKKGYVERIRSEDDRRVVKLGLTKKGKLLFRVHQHFHREMVKRILNGMDKAEEKALLKALKNLHDFLREYK; this is encoded by the coding sequence ATGGAACCTAATTTAGAAACAGTCAACGATTATCTGGTCAGTGTCTTTAATGATATTTTGACAATTGAAGAATCTGAATTGAAGAAATCACAATTCAATGACTTATCCATTACTGAAATGCACACAATCGAAGCAATTGGAATGTATAAGAAAAAAACTTCTTCTGAGGTTGCCAAGGAATTATCGATCACTGTAGGAACTCTGACCGTAGCGATCAATAATCTTGTGAAAAAAGGCTATGTTGAACGTATACGAAGCGAAGATGATCGTCGAGTCGTTAAGTTAGGGTTGACCAAAAAAGGAAAATTACTTTTTCGTGTTCATCAGCACTTCCATAGAGAGATGGTCAAGAGAATTTTAAACGGAATGGATAAAGCTGAAGAAAAAGCTTTATTAAAAGCATTGAAGAATCTTCATGATTTCTTAAGGGAATATAAATAA
- a CDS encoding oxidoreductase, producing MPQIGFIGTGVMGAAIVRNMMNQGLQVNVYNRTKSKTDELVTEGAIWKDTPAEVTASSDIIFTMVGFPKDVEGIYFDEKGIFSVDIKDKIIVDLTTSTPTLAEKIAVRANELGGATLDAPVSGGDLGAKNGTLTIMIGGEQSVYDQVLPIFKTFGTTYTLQGPAGKGQHTKMANQIMIAGTMTGMTEMMVYANQASLDLDKVIETLSGGSAANWSLSNYSPRILKENYSPGFFVKHFIKDLKIALDEAEKMKLDLPATKLAADLYEKLADKGFENDGTQALIKLWWANGKQPKAKN from the coding sequence ATGCCACAAATTGGATTTATTGGAACAGGTGTTATGGGAGCTGCAATTGTTAGAAACATGATGAACCAAGGGCTGCAAGTGAATGTCTATAATCGAACGAAGAGTAAAACAGACGAATTAGTAACCGAAGGAGCTATTTGGAAGGATACACCTGCTGAAGTTACAGCGAGTAGTGATATTATTTTTACAATGGTTGGATTTCCCAAAGATGTTGAAGGAATCTATTTTGATGAAAAGGGAATTTTTTCGGTAGATATCAAGGATAAAATAATCGTTGATTTGACTACAAGTACCCCGACACTCGCTGAAAAAATAGCAGTGAGAGCAAATGAGTTAGGTGGTGCTACTTTGGATGCACCTGTATCTGGAGGCGACCTAGGAGCTAAAAATGGCACTCTGACGATCATGATTGGTGGTGAGCAATCTGTGTATGACCAAGTATTACCTATTTTTAAAACGTTTGGAACAACTTATACGTTGCAGGGACCTGCTGGAAAAGGTCAACATACTAAGATGGCAAATCAAATCATGATCGCAGGTACAATGACTGGTATGACTGAGATGATGGTTTATGCTAATCAAGCCAGTTTGGATTTAGATAAAGTGATTGAAACGCTATCTGGTGGAAGTGCTGCTAACTGGTCATTAAGTAATTACAGTCCAAGAATCTTAAAAGAAAATTATTCTCCAGGCTTTTTTGTAAAGCATTTTATAAAAGATTTAAAAATTGCCTTAGATGAAGCTGAGAAAATGAAACTTGATCTACCCGCAACGAAATTAGCGGCTGATCTGTATGAAAAGCTTGCGGATAAAGGGTTTGAAAACGATGGAACACAAGCTCTGATCAAGCTTTGGTGGGCTAATGGAAAACAGCCAAAAGCTAAAAATTAA
- a CDS encoding 1,2-diacylglycerol 3-glucosyltransferase — MKFGFFTDTYFPQVSGVATSIKTLKEELEQKGHQVYIFTTTDPNAKEFEEDVIRMPSVPFVSFKDRRIVVRGMWYAYLIAKELDLDLIHTHTEFGAGLLGKMVGKKLKVPVIHTYHTMYEDYLHYIAKGKVVRPTHVKYFSRFFANHTTGVVCPSERVIQKLKEYGVTSPMRIIPTGIDIDKFERPDITIEMKKALREELGLTDDSVMLLSLSRISYEKNIQAIVNGLPAIIERFPTVRLVIVGDGPYVDKLRCLGEELKVSDYLQFIGEVPNDQVAIYYKAADYFVSASTSETQGLTYTEAMASGVPCVVEGNAYLNNLFDHESLGRTFKTDADFAPAFIEYVESGIKPDEAILQEKLYEISATRFGNVMLEFYEDMIKYYDQLMLEKEAAASIERIKVKLTSLRK, encoded by the coding sequence GTGAAATTTGGTTTCTTTACAGATACATATTTTCCCCAAGTTAGCGGGGTTGCAACATCTATTAAGACACTTAAAGAAGAATTAGAACAAAAAGGACATCAAGTGTATATTTTTACGACGACTGACCCCAATGCAAAAGAGTTTGAAGAGGATGTTATTCGGATGCCTAGTGTTCCCTTTGTGTCATTTAAGGATCGAAGAATTGTAGTGCGTGGTATGTGGTATGCTTATCTAATTGCTAAAGAACTAGACTTAGACTTGATTCACACACACACGGAGTTTGGCGCAGGCCTATTAGGGAAAATGGTGGGGAAAAAACTCAAAGTCCCTGTTATTCACACGTATCACACGATGTATGAAGATTATTTACATTATATCGCAAAAGGAAAAGTTGTTCGTCCAACACATGTGAAATATTTTTCTCGTTTTTTTGCAAACCATACGACTGGTGTAGTCTGCCCAAGTGAAAGAGTAATCCAGAAACTAAAAGAATATGGCGTAACATCGCCGATGAGAATCATTCCAACTGGCATTGACATTGATAAATTCGAAAGACCTGATATTACAATTGAAATGAAAAAGGCACTTCGTGAGGAATTGGGTCTGACGGATGATAGTGTCATGTTATTATCTTTGAGTCGAATTTCATATGAAAAAAATATTCAAGCAATTGTAAATGGTTTACCAGCTATTATTGAACGTTTTCCAACAGTTAGATTAGTCATTGTAGGGGATGGTCCATATGTTGATAAGTTACGTTGTTTAGGAGAAGAATTAAAAGTAAGTGACTATCTTCAATTTATTGGAGAAGTACCTAATGATCAGGTTGCTATTTACTATAAAGCGGCGGATTACTTCGTCAGCGCTTCAACCTCAGAAACACAAGGACTTACCTATACAGAAGCGATGGCTTCAGGCGTGCCTTGTGTAGTAGAAGGCAACGCTTATCTGAATAATTTGTTTGATCATGAAAGTTTAGGCAGAACGTTTAAAACGGATGCAGATTTTGCACCAGCATTTATTGAGTACGTTGAATCAGGAATCAAGCCAGATGAAGCCATTTTACAAGAAAAACTTTATGAGATTTCAGCAACTCGTTTTGGTAATGTGATGCTTGAGTTCTATGAAGATATGATCAAGTATTATGATCAGCTTATGCTGGAAAAAGAAGCTGCTGCGTCCATCGAGCGTATTAAAGTCAAATTGACATCTTTGAGAAAATAA